The following coding sequences lie in one Glycine soja cultivar W05 chromosome 16, ASM419377v2, whole genome shotgun sequence genomic window:
- the LOC114390670 gene encoding chromatin modification-related protein EAF1 B-like isoform X6, whose translation MNGYKSGSALLVNAEVDSMGGVVDGGIGIGLKISPRRAAIEKAQAELREEYDVREERRRELEFLEKGGNPLDFKSGNAASVSVQSTSLTDQLHEQFVTSEAKGSFALTASPHGDSVDSSARPGAPLASEPNTADNLLLFDGENELPETERRCLHSNRRNNIALSEQSSQIDGSQNAKETEDSAIFRPYARRNRSRSGHGPRGASREVKGLTSETNSQKNLNLSTVSKPKPSCLNGDVGPKYLTTNNTLNNELVGIRDHQSTSGNASVPEDKLDITVNRNLKENHGTLPSEDNTVQDPVLMASGEDNIVELREPVAVVNHEPPPHVPTTKPENGPYCQPNGFGNVEVDRKSVLNEGQNSIATLGKNFNLESSCTKTSLVRDVNIDSDMCTNTKNVDANGNTMEQTFALENKLNFAGCKVVKDRHKTKNANGATVSNEHDAGYQNHSGCGNIVKAEEDVHIKSSCMSNVKGVPHNDSNISKVDKDTILVDQSNFVKENSCERHQVPVDVSLSEPPKTAPDVKGTSAASDDQPCPMHNMKLADKAHEDSILEEAKIIEAKRKRIAELSLHSLSTQNHRKSHWGFVLEEMAWLANDFAQERLWKIAAAAQLGHQTAFTCRSRFEKLNRQLETKILSHRIAKAVMQFWHSAKLLLDNDLGINCIVGCVESGKVDANEALRDQRRNSNMETSKFLEGQNPEKHAALKVHAYALRFLKANRSHGISSQAEAPTTPEKIFDSSTVDMSWDEHLNEENLFYEVPPTAMETYRKAIESHFLQFENIFFQKTGSSIQEEVATSVYDTAAEFGSQENAYDEEEGETRTYYLPSVYEGNRSSKSAQKKHKNLKAYTPRFGDAGADFPYVHYATGNQPSMLFEKRPASLNVGSIPTKRMRTATRHRVVSPFTVNIGTVQAQAKADASSGDTNSFHDDQSTLHVGPLIQKSTEVESVADYEKQLSHDCAETFVKTKKKKKAKTLGTTYDQGWQLDSVVLNEQRDQSKKRGESHHFESNGSSGFCGQPNSKKPKIMRQSLDNPLDNIVSMTNSIPSPVASQMSNMSNPNKFIKIISGRDRGRKAKALKISAGQPGSGSPWSLFEDQALVVLVHDMGPNWELISDAINSALQIKCVFRKPKECKERHKNLMDRTTGDGADSAEDSGSSHSYPSTLPGIPKQGSARQLFQRLQGPLEEDTLKSHFEKIIKIGQKQHYPQNQVDNLDSKQLAPVHNSHVIALSLTIPNNLNGCILTPLDLCEAEEINPDVPALGYQSSHPGGLTLPNQGFVPSMLPTSGVNSSLPGSSSGMVLGHNLSSSPGASVRGGRYGIPRNSPSSVDEQQRIQYNQMLSGRNIQQSMSVTGTLSGSDHGVRILPGGNGMGLMGGINKNMAMRPGFQGMASPSMLNSGSMLSSSMVGMPSPVNMHSGVGPGQGNSILRPHENLHMMRPGHNPEHQRQMMVPELQRQVTQGNSQGIPALCGLSSAFSNQTTPPVQPYPGHAQQPHQLSQQQSHLSNPRPHLQGPSHATNSQQQAYAVRLAKERQLQQRYLQHQQQLVASNALIPHVQAKSQLPISSLPLQNSSQVQSQNSPQQVPLSPLTPSSPLTPMSSQLQQQKLHHIQPGFSRNPTASGLTNQAAKQRPRHPPQQQYQQPSRQHPSQRHDVQSQQQTKLLKGMGRGNMLVHQNLSVDTSQSGLSLPAGSQTGEKGDQILHMMQGQNLYPGSGLNPNQPSKPLGHAHSSNHSQLQQKLHSGSPTTSSKQLHISSDTSGQGQVSPVSSENVASKPSRAFCVIKQVSV comes from the exons ATGAATGGATATAAATCAGGATCTGCTCTCCTTGTAAATGCTGAGGTTGATTCTATGGGTGGAGTTGTTGACGGTGGAATTGGTATAGGTTTGAAGATCTCTCCGCGCAGAGCAGCAATTGAGAAGGCGCAAGCAGAGCTCAG AGAGGAGTATGATGTTcgtgaagaaagaagaagagagctTGAATTTCTTGAAAAA GGTGGGAATCCTCTGGACTTTAAGTCTGGGAATGCTGCTTCAGTTAGTGTTCAGTCTACTTCACTCACTGATCAGCTTCATGAGCAGTTTGTGACCAG TGAAGCAAAAGGTAGTTTTGCATTGACTGCCTCCCCTCATGGTGACTCTGTTGACAGTAGTGCTAGACCCGGGGCTCCTTTGGCCAGTGAGCCTAATACTGCTGATAATCTCCTACTTTTTGATGGTGAGAATGAGTTGCCTGAAACTGAAAGGAGGTGCTTGCATTCAAACAGAAGGAATAATATTGCTCTGTCAGAACAGTCTTCCCAAATTGATGGGAGTCAAAATGCTAAGGAGACTGAAGATTCTGCTATTTTCCGGCCATATGCACGAAGGAACCGATCTAGATCAGGTCATGGTCCTCGGGGAGCTTCAAGGGAAGTGAAGGGGTTAACGTCTGAAACAAATAGCCAAAAGAACCTTAATTTGTCAACTGTATCTAAGCCAAAGCCTTCCTGTTTAAATGGTGATGTTGGCCCCAAATATTTGACTACTAATAATACTCTGAATAATGAATTGGTTGGGATCCGAGATCATCAATCCACTAGTGGCAATGCTAGTGTTCCCGAAGACAAATTGGATATTACGGTGAAtagaaacttaaaagaaaatcatGGAACTCTACCTTCTGAAGATAATACTGTTCAAGACCCAGTTCTCATGGCTTCTGGAGAAGATAACATAGTTGAATTAAGGGAGCCAGTAGCTGTTGTCAATCATGAGCCTCCACCTCATGTACCTACTACAAAACCTGAAAATGGGCCTTATTGTCAGCCAAATGGGTTTGGCAATGTAGAAGTAGACAGGAAAAGTGTACTAAATGAAGGCCAAAATAGCATTGCTACATTAGGCAAGAATTTCAATTTAGAGTCCTCGTGCACAAAAACTAGCTTAGTTAGAGATGTAAATATTGATAGTGATATGTGTACTAATACAAAGAATGTTGATGCTAATGGAAATACCATGGAACAAACATTTGCATTAGAGAATAAACTGAACTTCGCTGGCTGCAAAGTTGTGAAAGATAGGCATAAGACCAAAAATGCAAATGGTGCTACTGTTAGCAATGAGCATGATGCTGGTTATCAAAATCATTCTGGTTGTGGTAATATTGTCAAAGCTGAGGAAGATGTCCATATTAAGAGTTCTTGCATGTCAAATGTCAAAGGAGTACCTCATAATGACAGTAACATATCAAAAGTTGATAAAGATACCATCTTAGTGGATCAGTCCAATTTTGTCAAGGAAAACAGCTGTGAAAGACATCAGGTTCCTGTGGATGTGTCACTTTCAGAACCTCCTAAGACTGCTCCAGATGTAAAGGGTACAAGCGCCGCCTCTGATGATCAACCATGTCCTATGCACAATATGAAGTTAGCAGACAAGGCTCATGAAGATTCAATTTTGGAAGAGGCTAAAATTATAGAG GCCAAGCGGAAGAGAATTGCAGAATTATCTCTTCACTCCTTATCCACACAGAACCACAGAAAGTCACACTGGGGTTTTGTTCTAGAGGAAATGGCATGGCTAGCAAATGATTTTGCTcag GAGCGCCTTTGGAAGATAGCTGCTGCTGCACAATTGGGCCATCAAACAGCTTTTACTTGTCGCTCAAGATTTGAAAAACTGAACAGACAATTAGAGACAAAAATTTTGTCTCACAGGATAGCAAAGGCTGTCATGCAGTTTTGGCATTCAGCTAAGCTGCTTCTAGACAATGATCTTGGTATTAACTGCATTGTTGGTTGTGTTGAATCTGGGAAAGTTGATGCAAATGAAGCTTTGAGGGATCAAAGAAGAAATAGCAATATG GAGACAAGCAAATTTTTGGAGGGACAAAATCCTGAAAAACATGCAGCACTTAAAGTGCATGCATATGCTTTGAGATTTTTAAAGGCTAATAGATCTCATGGAATTTCCTCTCAAGCAGAAGCACCAACAACACCTGAAAAGATATTTGACTCAAGCACTGTAGATATGTCATGGGATGAGCATCTTAATGAA GAAAATCTTTTTTATGAAGTTCCTCCTACTGCAATGGAAACATATAGAAAAGCTATCGAATCTCATTTCCTACAGTTCGAG aatatattttttcagaAAACTGGGAGTAGCATTCAAGAGGAAGTTGCAACATCTGTGTATGATACTGCAGCAG AGTTTGGGTCTCAAGAGAATGCATATgatgaggaagaaggagaaaccAGAACTTATTACTTGCCCAGTGTCTACGAGGGCAACAGATCATCAAAATCTGCGCAgaagaaacataaaaatttgAAGGCTTACACTCCTAGATTTGGTGATGCTGGTGCTGATTTTCCTTATGTACACTATGCAACTGGAAATCAACCATCCATGCTGTTTGAAAAAAGACCTGCTAGTTTAAATGTTGGGTCAATACCAACAAAGCGCATGCGCACTGCTACTAGGCATAGAGTTGTAAGTCCTTTCACTGTCAACATTGGGACTGTACAGGCTCAAGCTAAGGCGGATGCTTCAAGTGGTGATACCAATTCCTTTCATGATGACCAGAGTACTTTACATGTTGGACCCCTGATCCAGAAAAGTACTGAAGTTGAGTCAGTTGCAGATTATGAAAAACAGTTATCTCATGACTGTGCAGAAACATTTGttaaaacaaagaagaagaagaaggcaaAGACTCTG GGTACTACATATGATCAGGGATGGCAGTTGGACTCTGTTGTTCTAAATGAACAG AGGGATCAGTCCAAGAAGAGAGGGGAAAGTCATCACTTTGAATCTAATGGAAGTAGTG GTTTCTGTGGGCAACCCAATTCTAAGAAACCAAAGATAATGAGGCAGTCACTTGATAATCCTTTGGACAATATTGTGTCCATGACTAATTCTATTCCTTCCCCAGTTGCGTCACAAATGAGTAACATGTCAAAtcctaataaatttattaagatCATTAGTGGGCGAGACAGGGGCCGGAAAGCTAAAGCTCTGAAG ATTTCAGCTGGACAGCCTGGTTCTGGAAGTCCTTGGTCACTATTTGAAGATCAG GCTCTTGTGGTCCTGGTGCATGATATGGGTCCAAACTGGGAGCTCATAAGTGATGCTATCAATAGTGCTCTTCAAATTAAG TGCGTCTTTCGGAAACCAAAAGAATGCAAGGAGCGTCATAAAAATTTAATGGATAGAACTACCGGGGATGGTGCAGATAGTGCTGAAGATTCAGGGTCTTCACATTCTTATCCTTCTACATTACCTGGAATTCCTAAG CAGGGTAGTGCAAGGCAGTTGTTTCAACGTTTGCAGGGGCCATTGGAGGAGGATACACTGAAGTCTCATTTTgagaaaattataaagattgGGCAGAAGCAGCATTACCCTCAGAATCAG GTTGATAACCTGGATTCAAAACAATTAGCGCCTGTCCATAATTCACACGTGATTGCTCTTTCCCTAACCATCCCCAACAACCTGAATGGATGTATTTTaac GCCACTTGATCTCTGTGAAGCTGAAGAAATAAATCCAGATGTCCCAGCCCTTGGGTATCAAAGTTCTCATCCTGGTGGTTTGACATTACCGAATCAAGGTTTTGTACCATCAATGCTTCCTACATCCGGGGTGAATTCTTCACTACCAGGGTCTTCTTCTGGTATGGTTCTTGGCCATAACTTGTCATCATCTCCTGGTGCATCTGTCAG GGGTGGTAGATATGGGATTCCAAGAAATTCACCTTCATCAGTGGATGAGCAACAGAGAATACAATACAATCAAATGCTATCTGGAAGAAACATTCAGCAGAGTATGTCAGTTACAGGGACTCTTTCTGGAAGTGATCATGGTGTTCGCATACTTCCTGGTGGAAATGGTATGGGCTTAATGGGTGGAATTAACAAAAACATGGCAATGAGGCCAGGGTTTCAAGGAATGGCATCACCATCAATGCTTAATTCTGGAAGCATGCTTTCCTCTAGTATGGTTGGTATGCCAAGCCCTGTAAATATGCACTCTGGAGTTGGTCCTGGACAAGGCAACTCAATCTTAAGACCTCATGAGAATCTACATATGATGAGG CCTGGTCATAACCCAGAACATCAGAGACAAATGATGGTTCCAGAGCTTCAGAGGCAGGTCACCCAAGGCAACAGTCAAGGTATTCCTGCTCTTTGTGGGCTGAGTTCTGCCTTTAGCAATCAGACAACACCACCAGTTCAGCCTTACCCAGGACATGCCCAACAGCCACACCAACTGTCCCAGCAGCAGTCCCATCTCAGTAATCCTCGTCCTCATCTTCAAGGTCCGAGTCATGCCACTAATTCACAGCAACAAGCATATGCTGTCCGGTTGGCAAAGGAAAGACAACTGCAGCAACGATACCTGCAGCACCAGCAGCAGCTTGTTGCATCAAATGCATTAATACCACATGTCCAGGCAAAGTCTCAACTTCCCATCTCATCATTACCATTGCAGAACAGTTCTCAGGTTCAATCACAAAATTCTCCTCAGCAAGTGCCTCTTTCACCTTTAACGCCATCATCCCCTTTGACTCCCATGTCATCCCAGCTCCAACAGCAAAAACTTCACCATATACAGCCTGGGTTCAGCAGGAATCCCACTGCTAGTGGGTTGACTAATCAAGCAGCAAAGCAACGCCCACGACATCCGCCGCAGCAGCAGTATCAGCAACCTAGTAGGCAACATCCTAGTCAACGGCATGATGTACAGTCTCAACAGCAGACAAAACTTCTGAAGGGAATGGGAAGAGGAAATATGTTGGTCCATCAGAACCTCTCTGTGGATACTTCTCAAAGTGGACTCTCTCTGCCTGCGGGAAGCCAAACTGGTGAAAAAGGGGACCAAATCTTGCACATGATGCAAGGTCAAAATTTATATCCTGGATCTGGTTTAAACCCAAATCAACCATCAAAGCCTTTGGGTCATGCTCATTCTTCAAACCATTCACAGTTGCAGCAGAAGCTACATTCTGGGTCACCAACCACTTCATCAAAGCAACTTCATATTTCTTCAGATACTAGTGGTCAAGGACAGGTTTCACCAGTTTCATCAG AGAATGTTGCCTCAAAACCATCTCGTGCATTCTGTGTCATCAAGCAAGTCTCAGTCTGA